The Pseudomonas sp. FP2309 genome has a window encoding:
- a CDS encoding SRPBCC family protein, translated as MNLLQPDTLIHNPTGRPIVASVVVDCQACRLWDMVGEFSRFDVFITDLTHIEMTGTGVGALRTKFFRDGNRVVEQLNSRDEHAMHMTWTTIYNTLGVARLWSAINVEALGTRCSRVTWTIIAEPVEAAQKGFEQFVQDFADSALDNVRRLLSRP; from the coding sequence ATGAATCTGCTGCAACCCGATACGTTAATCCACAACCCGACTGGCCGGCCGATAGTGGCCTCTGTAGTGGTCGACTGCCAGGCCTGCCGTTTGTGGGACATGGTGGGGGAATTTTCCAGGTTCGATGTATTCATCACCGACCTGACGCATATTGAAATGACCGGTACCGGCGTAGGTGCATTGCGCACGAAGTTCTTCCGAGATGGCAACCGTGTGGTTGAACAGCTCAACAGTCGGGATGAGCACGCCATGCACATGACATGGACCACGATCTACAACACCCTGGGTGTGGCCAGATTGTGGTCAGCCATTAACGTCGAGGCTCTGGGAACGCGTTGTTCCAGAGTCACCTGGACCATCATTGCCGAGCCCGTAGAGGCGGCACAGAAGGGGTTTGAACAGTTTGTGCAGGACTTCGCAGACAGCGCGCTGGACAATGTACGTCGTTTGCTGAGCAGGCCGTAG
- a CDS encoding diiron oxygenase, with translation MKVAAYTSIADDWERRATIRTRPRRLLENDDKLIYPLCRQPLVLSASFMEHCPQCRDFVLAQSFYKFINDVVIFETEIVEKTARDIAKNRFSVPFPLACRIDAMTVVVDEDYHALVALDFLQQTVEMTGIQPLELPEQIELSKALSAAKAHAPAYLHDAVELIAVAIAENTVTQDVAAFSKDLTVKASIRGLMADHLFDEGRHAQFWTRLVQRYWRTASPDDRDVIAQVLPIFLARYLTNELQKNFDLHLIEQLNIGSDLRSTLRAEILAMAFPITHRHPLMGNIVSFLRHSGLLQTPSVAQAMHDYLPVPV, from the coding sequence ATGAAGGTTGCCGCCTACACCTCAATTGCCGACGACTGGGAACGCCGCGCAACCATTCGCACCCGGCCCCGCCGCCTGTTGGAAAACGACGACAAACTGATCTATCCGCTGTGCCGCCAGCCCCTGGTACTCAGTGCAAGCTTTATGGAGCACTGCCCGCAATGTCGCGACTTCGTCCTGGCACAGAGCTTCTACAAATTCATCAATGATGTGGTGATCTTCGAGACCGAAATTGTCGAAAAGACCGCACGCGACATCGCCAAGAACCGCTTCTCGGTGCCTTTCCCCCTCGCCTGCCGCATTGATGCGATGACGGTGGTGGTGGACGAGGACTACCACGCCCTCGTCGCGCTGGACTTCCTGCAACAAACCGTAGAGATGACCGGCATACAACCACTCGAACTGCCAGAGCAAATCGAGCTGAGCAAAGCGCTCTCGGCGGCAAAGGCTCATGCGCCGGCCTACCTGCACGATGCGGTAGAGCTGATTGCCGTGGCCATCGCCGAAAATACCGTCACCCAAGATGTGGCCGCGTTTTCCAAGGACCTCACTGTAAAAGCCTCCATCCGTGGCTTGATGGCCGACCATTTGTTTGACGAAGGCCGCCACGCGCAATTCTGGACTCGCTTGGTACAACGCTATTGGCGCACGGCCAGCCCGGACGATCGCGACGTCATCGCCCAGGTGTTGCCGATATTCCTGGCGCGCTACCTGACCAACGAGTTGCAGAAAAACTTCGATCTGCACCTGATAGAGCAGCTGAATATCGGCAGCGACCTGCGCAGCACACTGCGCGCTGAAATCCTCGCGATGGCGTTTCCCATCACCCACCGGCACCCGTTGATGGGCAATATCGTGAGCTTCCTGCGCCACAGCGGCCTGCTGCAAACACCCAGCGTGGCGCAGGCAATGCACGACTACCTGCCGGTGCCTGTATGA
- a CDS encoding DUF3050 domain-containing protein, with protein sequence MQSSLIEQKQHQLCGHSLFSEITSQRKLQVFMEHHIFAVWDFMTLTKRLQQDLTCTRLPWLPPADPQAARLINEIVLGEESDEHPRHGHCSHFEWYLEAMAEVGANTRAINRFITLQREGVEASTALHMIDAPAGAIRFVSETLHVARHAPTHRVAAAFFYGREHVIPSMFRHLLQSDTLIRLQAPALRGYLERHIELDAQSHGPAAAQLLDRLVAKDPVYPRHASDAALSAMQNRITLWDEVQAALQEVQP encoded by the coding sequence ATGCAATCATCGTTAATTGAACAAAAACAACATCAGTTATGTGGCCATTCGTTATTTTCGGAAATAACCTCACAGCGCAAGTTACAGGTTTTCATGGAACACCATATCTTCGCTGTTTGGGATTTCATGACACTCACCAAACGCCTGCAACAGGACCTGACCTGCACTCGCCTGCCCTGGCTGCCACCCGCGGACCCGCAGGCCGCGCGCTTGATCAATGAAATTGTGCTGGGTGAAGAGTCAGACGAACACCCCAGGCACGGCCACTGCAGCCATTTCGAGTGGTACTTGGAAGCCATGGCCGAAGTCGGCGCCAACACGCGGGCGATCAACCGTTTCATTACGCTGCAACGCGAAGGCGTGGAAGCAAGCACCGCCCTGCACATGATCGATGCGCCTGCTGGCGCAATCCGATTCGTCAGCGAGACGTTGCACGTTGCGCGGCACGCCCCCACCCACCGTGTGGCAGCGGCGTTTTTTTACGGACGCGAGCACGTCATCCCGAGCATGTTCAGACACCTCTTACAGTCAGACACGCTCATCCGGCTTCAGGCGCCCGCCTTGCGTGGCTACCTTGAACGTCATATTGAGTTGGACGCGCAGAGTCATGGGCCGGCAGCTGCCCAGTTGCTCGACCGCTTGGTGGCTAAAGACCCGGTTTACCCCAGGCACGCCAGTGATGCAGCCCTGAGTGCCATGCAAAACCGGATCACGCTCTGGGACGAGGTGCAGGCCGCGCTGCAAGAGGTGCAGCCATGA
- a CDS encoding amino acid adenylation domain-containing protein translates to MRRLAIGWRGTSNALAAIRPVLEQYGHVSAQEAFDLWIEDGSLPLPDDAGSTPCLSLRAGIGPVTECGLPALQVRAYDRDRRLSAVLNIAEEPSGNGQRLCRQVTSALVDWVTLHVSGFSRDPDYFSMSAIATDWPEQGLQALETLAFMHRFNRTQNLALMQTARVPVIERIHASLYAFADRPALSIAGREVTYRQLHARATAIQQRLHPLLETRTAPPVVGVCLEKSVDLYAGILAVLGCGAVYLPLGPEQPAQRHEVMLENAGARALLDTGQHPLRERFPSLDVSAVGTGNTAPLFQPTDAGDRLNAPCIMLYTSGTTGQPKGVLLSEGNLAHFTAWFEARMALDKHSRVLQFSPLSFDSSLIDIFPSLISGAMLVVPSEEQRRDPLQLVALLRRQRVTHAFIPPALLSTLPLDQPLGVTHLLTGGDACEPHVIEQLAGQCQLHNLYGPTETTVLVTHRTLAPGDNCRNIGYPIANSQVLILDEKLQPVEEQVTGEIYIVGPGVSLGYVSATSQPASAFVQLQTGGHVVQAYRSGDLAQWTAEGIMLGGRRDDQVKIRGFRVEPQEIEQCLRNSRLYRELAVVIDRDRRIHAFAAQPEPGATVAALRRHARQWLPDYLQPGSWLEVPRMPHSANGKVDRQALLALPPPPLVQLASCPAHTPLQTRLRDLWGELLALPVENVAIDDSFFDLGGHSILLSTLLLRVREQCGRSFALSPFIEAPTVRTLAALIEESERPDACFGKAVRDAQRKWTLNTLHEDFAGDPYKVIVTGANSFVGVHIVQALVTNGATSVACLVRERPGQSAMARFNQALRDYRLEHLDLSRVQVFAADISRPRLGLASNVYDYLVEGFGVLVHNAAQVNHVMDYASLASDNVDPIFECLRLCETGSKKVFNFVSTLSACSSVDTLGHVLETPAAATLPVYIKNGYNLSKWVAERHLGHALKQGAWVNIHRPGNVSFNSRNGVCQPQKNRLLLMLKGSLQLGLLPRLDLNFDLMPVDFLARFIAFHSGRFQADRNVFNLHNPQPLSWGDYLDAFSRSGHTFERVSLARWQEALRTVDQDNALFGVLGFYLDGLDEDIGDTGMILHDNARHGVQQMGERYPDKEPTLLSKGCNYLKAIGFL, encoded by the coding sequence ATGAGGCGCCTGGCAATCGGCTGGAGAGGTACCAGCAATGCACTAGCCGCTATCAGGCCGGTGCTGGAACAGTACGGCCATGTGTCGGCGCAAGAAGCCTTCGACCTATGGATTGAAGACGGTAGCCTGCCGCTCCCGGATGACGCGGGCAGCACCCCCTGCTTAAGCCTGCGCGCGGGGATTGGCCCGGTAACCGAGTGCGGGCTGCCTGCGCTGCAAGTGCGTGCCTACGACCGTGATCGACGGTTGTCGGCTGTTCTGAACATTGCCGAGGAGCCCAGCGGCAACGGGCAACGGCTGTGTCGGCAGGTGACCAGCGCATTGGTCGATTGGGTGACGCTGCACGTCAGTGGTTTTTCAAGAGACCCTGATTACTTTTCTATGAGTGCGATCGCTACGGACTGGCCCGAGCAGGGTTTGCAGGCACTCGAAACGCTGGCCTTTATGCATCGGTTCAATCGCACCCAAAACCTCGCGCTGATGCAAACGGCCAGGGTGCCGGTGATCGAACGAATTCACGCGAGCCTGTACGCTTTCGCCGACCGGCCAGCACTGAGCATCGCCGGGCGGGAGGTGACCTACCGCCAGTTGCATGCCCGCGCCACGGCAATCCAGCAGCGCCTGCACCCGTTGCTGGAGACGCGCACTGCGCCGCCAGTGGTCGGCGTCTGCCTCGAAAAATCCGTCGATTTGTACGCCGGCATACTCGCGGTACTGGGCTGTGGTGCGGTGTACTTGCCGCTGGGACCTGAGCAGCCTGCTCAACGGCATGAGGTCATGCTTGAAAACGCCGGGGCCCGGGCATTGCTGGATACCGGTCAGCACCCTTTGCGGGAGCGGTTCCCTTCACTGGATGTCAGCGCGGTCGGCACGGGCAACACCGCCCCGCTGTTCCAGCCGACAGACGCCGGCGATCGCCTGAATGCGCCGTGCATCATGCTCTACACATCGGGAACCACTGGCCAGCCCAAGGGCGTGCTGCTCAGCGAAGGCAACCTGGCGCATTTCACAGCCTGGTTCGAGGCCCGGATGGCACTGGATAAACACAGTCGGGTGTTGCAGTTTTCGCCCTTGAGTTTCGATTCATCGTTGATCGATATCTTTCCCTCCTTGATCTCAGGCGCCATGTTGGTTGTCCCGAGCGAGGAGCAACGACGCGATCCTCTGCAACTGGTGGCGTTACTGCGCCGGCAGCGCGTTACCCATGCATTCATCCCGCCCGCGCTGCTCAGTACCTTGCCATTGGATCAGCCGCTGGGGGTGACGCACCTGCTGACCGGTGGCGATGCCTGCGAGCCCCATGTGATAGAGCAACTGGCCGGGCAATGCCAGCTTCACAACCTCTACGGTCCCACCGAGACCACAGTGTTGGTCACACACCGAACGCTGGCTCCCGGCGACAACTGTCGCAACATTGGCTACCCCATTGCTAACAGCCAAGTGCTGATCCTCGATGAAAAACTGCAGCCCGTGGAAGAACAGGTAACGGGCGAAATCTACATCGTTGGCCCTGGGGTAAGCCTGGGGTATGTGAGCGCGACGTCGCAGCCCGCCAGCGCGTTTGTCCAATTGCAGACAGGTGGCCACGTCGTTCAGGCGTACCGCAGCGGCGACCTTGCACAGTGGACCGCAGAGGGCATTATGTTGGGCGGGCGGCGTGATGATCAGGTCAAAATCCGCGGCTTTCGGGTCGAACCCCAAGAGATTGAACAATGTCTGCGCAACAGCCGGCTATATCGCGAGCTGGCCGTGGTGATTGACCGTGACCGCCGGATCCACGCCTTTGCCGCCCAGCCTGAACCAGGCGCCACCGTAGCGGCGCTGCGCAGACATGCACGGCAGTGGTTACCGGATTATCTGCAACCGGGATCCTGGCTTGAGGTGCCCCGCATGCCCCACTCGGCAAACGGTAAAGTCGACCGCCAGGCGCTACTGGCTCTGCCGCCACCTCCCCTGGTGCAGCTGGCCTCCTGTCCTGCTCACACCCCGCTGCAAACTCGGCTGCGCGACCTTTGGGGCGAGCTTTTGGCGCTGCCGGTGGAGAACGTCGCGATCGATGACAGCTTCTTCGACCTCGGCGGCCATTCGATTTTGCTGTCGACGTTGTTGCTACGTGTTCGCGAGCAATGTGGCCGCAGTTTTGCGCTGAGCCCGTTCATTGAAGCACCAACGGTCCGTACACTCGCGGCGCTGATCGAGGAAAGTGAGCGCCCCGACGCCTGCTTCGGCAAGGCGGTCCGGGATGCCCAACGCAAGTGGACGCTCAACACGCTGCACGAGGACTTCGCCGGCGATCCATACAAAGTGATCGTCACCGGTGCCAACAGTTTTGTCGGCGTACATATCGTCCAAGCCCTGGTTACCAATGGCGCAACTTCGGTGGCGTGCCTGGTGCGAGAGCGACCGGGGCAGTCAGCGATGGCGCGTTTTAACCAGGCGCTGCGTGATTACCGTTTGGAACACCTGGACCTGAGCAGGGTGCAGGTATTTGCCGCGGACATCAGCCGGCCTCGATTGGGCTTGGCGAGTAACGTCTACGACTACCTCGTCGAAGGCTTCGGCGTGCTGGTGCACAATGCGGCCCAGGTCAACCACGTAATGGACTATGCCTCACTGGCCAGCGACAACGTCGACCCTATATTCGAATGCCTGCGTTTGTGCGAGACAGGCAGCAAGAAGGTCTTCAATTTTGTATCGACGTTATCAGCCTGCAGTAGCGTCGACACGCTTGGTCATGTACTTGAAACCCCCGCCGCAGCCACATTGCCGGTGTACATCAAGAATGGCTACAACCTGTCCAAGTGGGTGGCGGAGCGGCATCTGGGACATGCACTCAAACAGGGAGCCTGGGTGAATATTCATCGTCCTGGAAACGTCAGTTTCAACAGCCGTAACGGGGTCTGTCAGCCGCAAAAAAATCGCCTGTTGCTGATGCTCAAAGGCTCTTTGCAATTGGGCCTGCTTCCACGACTCGATCTGAATTTCGACCTGATGCCGGTGGATTTCCTGGCTCGCTTCATTGCCTTCCACAGTGGTCGTTTCCAAGCCGATAGAAACGTGTTCAACCTACATAACCCACAACCTTTGAGCTGGGGGGACTATCTGGATGCGTTCAGCCGGTCGGGTCACACGTTCGAGCGAGTGAGCCTCGCGCGATGGCAGGAGGCGCTAAGGACTGTGGACCAGGACAACGCGCTGTTCGGCGTACTCGGGTTTTATCTTGATGGCCTGGATGAAGACATCGGCGACACCGGGATGATCCTTCACGACAACGCGCGCCATGGCGTTCAGCAGATGGGCGAGAGGTATCCCGACAAAGAACCCACGCTATTGAGCAAAGGCTGCAATTACCTCAAGGCTATCGGCTTTCTATGA
- a CDS encoding TauD/TfdA family dioxygenase: MSAASAVLPVTPTAQVFEVRPLPGSVGAEIIGLDLSRPVNDQDFARIHRAHLDYHVVVFRDQRITPEQQIAFSRRFGVLQIHVLKQFLLANHPEILIVSNIIENGQAIGLGDAGKFWHSDLSYKELPSLGSMLHAQELPSEGGDTLFADMHKAWDQLPEHLRTAVEGRSAAHSYTARYSETKFEGNWRPTLTPEQLAQVAEVVHPIVRTHPENGRKALFVSEGFTTRIVGVPEDESRDLLTQLYAHSVLPHNIYRHQWQPHDLVFWDNRSLIHLAAGCPSHLRRKLFRTTIQGDAPF, translated from the coding sequence ATGTCCGCCGCCTCTGCTGTTTTACCAGTGACCCCTACCGCCCAAGTCTTCGAGGTTCGCCCCTTGCCGGGCAGCGTGGGTGCCGAGATTATCGGCCTGGACTTGTCCCGGCCAGTCAATGATCAGGATTTTGCGCGTATTCACCGCGCGCATCTGGATTATCACGTGGTGGTCTTTCGCGACCAGCGCATCACCCCTGAGCAACAGATCGCGTTCAGCCGCCGCTTTGGCGTGTTGCAGATTCATGTGCTCAAACAGTTCCTGCTGGCAAACCACCCGGAAATCCTGATCGTCTCCAACATCATTGAAAACGGCCAAGCCATAGGCTTGGGGGATGCAGGCAAGTTCTGGCATTCGGACCTGTCTTATAAAGAACTGCCCAGCCTGGGCTCGATGCTGCACGCCCAGGAGTTGCCCTCTGAAGGGGGCGACACCTTGTTCGCTGACATGCACAAGGCTTGGGACCAACTGCCCGAGCACCTGCGTACCGCCGTCGAGGGCCGCAGCGCCGCGCACTCCTACACCGCGCGCTACAGCGAGACCAAATTCGAAGGCAACTGGCGCCCAACGCTCACTCCTGAACAATTGGCCCAAGTGGCCGAAGTGGTGCACCCCATTGTGCGCACCCACCCGGAAAACGGCCGCAAGGCGCTGTTTGTCAGTGAAGGCTTCACCACCCGCATCGTCGGCGTGCCGGAGGACGAGAGCCGCGACCTGCTCACCCAGCTCTATGCCCACAGCGTCTTGCCCCACAACATCTATCGCCACCAGTGGCAGCCCCACGACCTGGTGTTCTGGGACAACCGCTCGCTGATCCACCTGGCAGCCGGCTGCCCCAGCCACCTGCGCCGCAAGCTGTTTCGTACCACCATCCAGGGCGACGCGCCTTTCTGA
- a CDS encoding methyl-accepting chemotaxis protein, which yields MNLKFSHKILLAASGVVVLAFALFTLYNDYLQRSTIKQNLESSIQQSGELTASSVQNWLSGRILVLESLTQNVAHQGSAADLPGLVDQPAFTSNFQFTYVGQTNGVFTQRPDAKMPDGYDPRQRPWYKQAVAADKPMLTPPYMAAVGGQIVTIAMPVKKNGELLGVVGGDLSLQTLVKIINSVDFGGIGHAFLVSGDGQVIVSPDEDQVMKNLKDIYPGTSVRIEKLNQDVVLKGQDRILSFTPISGLPGADWYIGLSIDKDKAYAPLGKFRTSALIAMLIAVVAIAVLLSLLIQVLLRPLTTMGVAMQDIAQGEGDLTRRLAVTSKDEFGEVGSAFNRFVERIHASISEVSSATRQVHDLSQRVMASSNASIIGSDEQSARTNSVAAAINELGAATQEIARNAADASQHASGASEQADDGRKVVEQTILAMSELSQKISLSCTQIETLNASTDNIGHILDVIKGISQQTNLLALNAAIEAARAGEAGRGFAVVADEVRNLAHRTQESAEEIHKMITSLQVGSREAVTTMNASQASSEESVEVANQAGERLVSVTQRIVEIDGMNQSVAAATEEQTAVVETLNVDINQINLLNQQGVANLNETLKDCDALSQQANRLKQLVDSFKI from the coding sequence ATGAATCTCAAGTTCAGTCATAAAATTCTGTTGGCCGCGTCAGGCGTTGTGGTTCTAGCCTTCGCGTTGTTCACCCTTTACAACGATTACCTGCAGCGCAGCACAATTAAACAGAACCTGGAGTCGTCTATCCAGCAATCCGGTGAGCTCACCGCCAGCAGTGTGCAGAACTGGCTCAGTGGGCGAATACTGGTGCTTGAAAGCCTGACGCAAAACGTTGCCCACCAAGGCAGTGCCGCCGATCTTCCAGGCCTGGTCGATCAACCTGCGTTCACCTCGAACTTCCAGTTCACGTATGTCGGCCAAACCAACGGCGTGTTTACCCAGCGCCCGGATGCAAAAATGCCCGACGGTTATGACCCCCGTCAGCGCCCCTGGTACAAACAAGCCGTGGCGGCGGATAAACCCATGCTCACGCCGCCCTATATGGCTGCCGTAGGTGGGCAGATTGTCACTATCGCCATGCCGGTGAAAAAGAACGGCGAACTGCTTGGTGTCGTCGGCGGCGACCTAAGCCTGCAAACCCTGGTGAAAATTATCAACTCGGTGGATTTCGGCGGCATCGGCCATGCGTTCCTAGTCAGTGGCGACGGCCAGGTCATCGTCAGTCCTGACGAAGACCAAGTGATGAAAAACCTCAAGGACATCTACCCCGGGACCAGCGTTCGCATTGAAAAGCTCAACCAGGATGTCGTCCTCAAGGGCCAGGATCGTATTCTGTCATTCACTCCGATCAGCGGCCTACCAGGCGCGGATTGGTACATCGGTCTGTCGATCGATAAAGACAAGGCCTACGCCCCTCTGGGGAAATTCCGAACTTCCGCATTGATCGCCATGTTGATTGCCGTCGTTGCGATTGCTGTGCTCTTGAGCTTGCTGATTCAAGTCTTGCTGCGCCCCCTGACCACCATGGGCGTTGCGATGCAGGACATTGCTCAGGGGGAGGGTGACCTGACTCGTCGTCTCGCCGTTACCAGCAAAGATGAGTTTGGCGAAGTGGGCAGTGCGTTCAACCGGTTCGTGGAGCGTATCCACGCCTCGATTTCCGAAGTATCGTCCGCAACACGCCAGGTTCATGACCTGTCGCAACGGGTAATGGCGTCGTCCAACGCCTCTATTATCGGTTCTGACGAGCAAAGCGCGCGCACCAACAGTGTGGCTGCGGCAATCAACGAACTGGGTGCTGCCACCCAGGAAATCGCGCGTAACGCCGCTGATGCTTCACAGCACGCCAGCGGTGCCAGCGAGCAAGCTGACGACGGACGCAAAGTGGTGGAGCAAACCATTCTGGCAATGTCGGAGCTGTCGCAAAAAATCAGTTTGTCCTGTACTCAGATCGAAACCCTGAACGCCAGCACGGACAACATTGGTCACATCCTCGATGTGATTAAAGGTATCTCCCAGCAAACCAACCTGTTGGCACTGAACGCCGCGATTGAAGCCGCACGTGCGGGTGAGGCAGGACGAGGCTTTGCCGTGGTCGCTGACGAAGTGCGCAACTTGGCTCACCGTACCCAGGAGTCCGCCGAAGAGATTCATAAGATGATCACTTCTCTGCAAGTGGGCTCGCGTGAGGCGGTGACCACCATGAACGCCAGCCAGGCCTCCAGCGAGGAAAGCGTCGAGGTCGCCAACCAGGCCGGTGAGCGCCTGGTCAGCGTGACGCAGCGGATCGTCGAGATCGACGGCATGAATCAGTCCGTCGCGGCCGCCACCGAGGAGCAGACTGCCGTGGTGGAAACCCTCAACGTAGACATCAACCAGATCAATCTGCTGAACCAGCAGGGCGTGGCCAACCTCAACGAAACGCTGAAGGATTGCGATGCGTTGTCGCAGCAGGCTAATCGGTTGAAGCAACTGGTCGACAGTTTCAAGATCTGA
- a CDS encoding GntR family transcriptional regulator, which translates to MTQKPTPLNSIKVSGPIPAHLARSVIEETLRNAILDGRLPCGTAMRQQELASLFGVSRMPVREALRQLEAQSLVQVVTHKGAVVAPLIEDNSAETYELRMLLESEALRLSIPSLTNTDIAEANAFINALEQEKDYAEIGRLNRLFHMALYSKAPNQRLLKLVEHGLNEEERFLRFNLEAMGLGQMSQADHRELLNLVAQKKVEESVLTLRNHLMRGMEVITQYLSGLEAARKQKT; encoded by the coding sequence GTGACGCAGAAGCCGACCCCTTTGAACAGCATCAAGGTCAGCGGTCCCATTCCCGCCCACCTTGCTCGCTCCGTGATTGAAGAAACCTTGCGCAATGCCATCCTCGATGGCCGATTGCCCTGCGGTACCGCCATGCGTCAGCAGGAGTTGGCCAGCCTGTTCGGGGTAAGCCGTATGCCGGTGCGTGAAGCCTTGCGCCAGTTGGAGGCGCAGTCACTGGTGCAGGTGGTGACCCATAAAGGAGCCGTGGTAGCCCCTTTGATAGAGGACAATTCGGCAGAGACCTACGAACTGCGAATGCTGCTGGAGTCCGAAGCCTTGCGCTTATCGATTCCGTCGTTGACCAACACCGACATCGCCGAGGCCAATGCATTCATCAACGCTCTGGAGCAGGAAAAAGACTACGCCGAGATCGGCCGCCTCAATCGTTTGTTTCACATGGCCCTTTACAGCAAGGCCCCTAACCAGCGCCTGCTCAAATTGGTGGAGCATGGATTGAACGAGGAGGAGCGGTTCCTGCGTTTCAACCTTGAAGCGATGGGGCTGGGCCAGATGTCTCAGGCAGACCACCGTGAACTGTTGAACCTGGTGGCACAAAAGAAAGTCGAGGAAAGCGTCCTGACTTTACGTAATCACTTGATGCGAGGAATGGAGGTGATTACCCAATACCTCAGCGGGCTCGAAGCCGCTCGCAAGCAAAAAACTTAA
- a CDS encoding ABC transporter substrate-binding protein encodes MSKSIPLARLAATFGLGLSLLAGSLVAPAAAQAEGEIRIAEQFGIVYLLLNVVRDQHLIEKYGKQEGIDIKVDWTQLSGGAAVNDALLSGSIDIAGAGVGPLLTIWDRTHGKQNVKAVASLGNFPYYLVSNNPKVKTIADFTEKDRIAVPAVGVSVQSRFLQYAAAKQWGDNAFNRLDKYTVAVPHPDATAALIAGGTELTGHFSNPPFQDQALANPNVHVVLNTYDLLGPNSPTVLFATEKFRNDNPKTYKAFVEALTEAAQFAQNDKGAAADTYIRVTKARIDRAELLKIIDNPQFEFSVTPKNTYPLAEFLYRVGAIKNKPESWKDYFFQDAKPLQGS; translated from the coding sequence ATGTCCAAGAGCATTCCATTGGCACGCCTGGCCGCCACGTTCGGCCTGGGTCTGAGCCTGTTGGCCGGCAGCCTGGTAGCGCCGGCGGCGGCCCAGGCCGAAGGTGAGATTCGCATCGCCGAACAATTCGGCATCGTCTACCTCTTGCTCAACGTGGTGCGCGACCAGCACCTGATCGAGAAGTACGGCAAGCAGGAAGGCATCGACATTAAAGTCGACTGGACCCAACTCTCCGGTGGCGCGGCGGTCAACGACGCGCTGCTTTCAGGCTCCATTGATATCGCCGGCGCCGGCGTCGGCCCGCTGCTGACCATCTGGGACCGCACCCACGGCAAGCAGAACGTCAAGGCCGTGGCGTCCTTGGGCAACTTCCCCTACTACCTGGTCAGCAACAATCCCAAGGTCAAGACCATCGCCGATTTCACCGAAAAAGACCGCATCGCGGTACCGGCGGTGGGGGTGTCAGTGCAGTCGCGCTTTTTGCAATACGCGGCCGCCAAACAGTGGGGCGATAATGCGTTCAATCGCCTCGACAAGTACACCGTCGCCGTCCCGCATCCGGACGCCACCGCTGCCCTGATCGCTGGCGGCACCGAATTGACGGGGCATTTTTCCAACCCTCCGTTCCAGGACCAGGCCCTGGCTAACCCCAATGTGCACGTGGTGCTCAACACCTATGACCTGTTGGGGCCGAACTCGCCAACGGTGCTGTTCGCCACGGAAAAATTCCGCAACGACAACCCCAAAACCTACAAGGCGTTCGTCGAGGCACTGACCGAAGCTGCGCAGTTCGCCCAGAACGACAAAGGCGCTGCCGCCGACACCTATATCCGCGTGACCAAGGCCAGGATTGACCGCGCCGAACTGCTCAAAATCATCGATAACCCGCAGTTCGAATTCAGCGTCACACCAAAAAATACCTACCCGCTGGCCGAATTTCTCTATCGCGTCGGCGCCATCAAAAACAAGCCTGAATCGTGGAAGGACTACTTCTTCCAGGACGCCAAGCCCCTGCAAGGAAGTTGA